The Methylomonas koyamae genome has a segment encoding these proteins:
- a CDS encoding class I SAM-dependent methyltransferase has protein sequence MKCRHCGSELSLPLIDLGSAPPSNSYLTADTLHAPERWYPLRVLVCEQCWLVQTEDYAHCAEFFSADYAYFSSFSSTWLQHAENYVAAMVRRFNLDAGALVVEVASNDGYLLQYVQARGIGALGIEPTASTAQAARDKGLQVIEEFFGAQLAERLAADGIRADLMAANNVLAHVPDINDFVRGFALLLKPAGVATFEFPHLLNLVESNQFDTIYHEHFSYLSLTAVQRIFAENGLTLFDVEELPTHGGSLRVFAQRTADGAQPVEPCVAELLRREARAGMAATAFYAGFQKRADALKNDLLSFLLEAARNGKKVAAYGAAAKGNTLLNYAGVRPDLIGYVVDRNPAKQGKWLPGSRIPIVDEPHLQRDKPDYVLILPWNLQREVVAQLAYVRDWGGRFAIAVPELTVL, from the coding sequence ATGAAATGCCGTCATTGCGGTTCCGAACTCTCTCTGCCCTTGATCGATCTGGGTAGCGCTCCGCCTTCGAACTCCTATCTGACCGCAGACACTTTGCATGCGCCGGAACGTTGGTATCCGCTACGGGTTTTGGTGTGCGAGCAGTGCTGGTTGGTACAGACTGAGGACTACGCGCATTGCGCCGAATTTTTCTCGGCCGATTACGCCTATTTCAGTTCGTTCTCGTCGACGTGGCTGCAGCACGCCGAAAATTACGTCGCGGCGATGGTTCGGCGTTTCAATTTGGATGCCGGCGCTTTAGTCGTGGAAGTCGCGTCGAACGACGGTTACCTGCTGCAATACGTGCAGGCGCGCGGGATCGGCGCTTTGGGGATCGAGCCCACCGCGAGTACCGCCCAGGCCGCCCGCGATAAGGGCCTGCAAGTGATAGAGGAGTTTTTCGGCGCACAGTTGGCCGAGCGGCTGGCGGCCGACGGCATTCGAGCCGATTTGATGGCGGCGAACAACGTGCTGGCGCACGTACCCGACATCAACGACTTTGTCCGCGGCTTTGCGCTGTTGCTGAAACCGGCCGGGGTGGCGACGTTCGAATTTCCGCATCTGCTGAATTTGGTCGAAAGCAATCAGTTCGATACGATTTACCACGAGCATTTTTCCTACTTGTCGTTAACGGCGGTACAGCGCATATTCGCCGAAAACGGTTTGACGCTGTTCGACGTCGAGGAATTGCCGACCCACGGCGGCAGCTTGCGGGTTTTTGCCCAGCGCACGGCAGATGGCGCGCAGCCGGTTGAGCCTTGCGTTGCCGAACTGTTGCGGCGCGAGGCCCGGGCCGGCATGGCCGCTACCGCTTTTTACGCCGGCTTCCAGAAGCGAGCCGATGCGCTAAAGAACGATCTGCTAAGCTTTTTGCTGGAAGCCGCCCGCAACGGCAAAAAAGTCGCAGCTTACGGCGCAGCGGCGAAAGGCAATACCTTACTGAATTATGCCGGTGTGCGTCCGGATTTGATTGGCTACGTCGTGGACCGCAATCCGGCAAAACAGGGGAAATGGCTGCCCGGCAGCCGGATACCGATCGTCGACGAGCCGCATTTGCAACGCGATAAGCCGGATTATGTTTTGATTCTGCCTTGGAATTTACAGCGCGAAGTCGTAGCGCAATTGGCTTATGTGCGGGATTGGGGCGGCCGCTTCGCCATCGCGGTGCCGGAGTTAACGGTTCTCTAA
- a CDS encoding NAD-dependent epimerase/dehydratase family protein, with amino-acid sequence MRIAVTGADGFIGRYLLPILLAQGHQVAAVSRRAGHPPQPGLSWLQADLLDAGQVRQAMAEAEAECLIHLAWFVEHGRFWTAAENFAWCDATAGLLAAFNEFGGKRAVLAGTCAEYDWNYGYCIEGKTPTVPATLYGKCKDAARQFAEHFCRDNGIEWVWGRIFTPYGPGEPVGRFVPSVLSAMGRGEVLKCSHGRQFRDFLHASDVAAAFAHLAANTPATGVFNIASGEPMRLADIVAICAGLFEAEPAVEFGAVPVAEYDPLMLVGCADKLAATGWAARISIRDGLADYRIKINELKGSE; translated from the coding sequence ATGAGAATCGCGGTTACCGGCGCCGACGGCTTCATCGGCCGTTATCTACTGCCGATCTTGCTGGCGCAGGGCCACCAGGTCGCCGCCGTTTCCAGGCGGGCCGGCCATCCGCCGCAGCCCGGCCTGAGCTGGTTGCAGGCCGATTTGTTGGATGCCGGGCAAGTCAGGCAAGCGATGGCCGAAGCCGAGGCCGAGTGCTTGATCCACTTGGCCTGGTTTGTCGAGCACGGCCGATTTTGGACCGCGGCCGAAAACTTTGCCTGGTGCGACGCGACGGCCGGTCTACTGGCGGCGTTTAACGAGTTTGGTGGTAAGCGGGCGGTGTTGGCCGGAACCTGTGCCGAATACGATTGGAACTACGGCTATTGCATTGAAGGTAAAACGCCAACCGTGCCGGCGACGCTGTACGGCAAGTGCAAAGATGCCGCCCGGCAATTTGCCGAACATTTTTGCCGCGACAACGGCATCGAGTGGGTGTGGGGACGGATTTTTACGCCGTACGGGCCAGGTGAGCCGGTGGGGCGATTCGTGCCGTCCGTGCTATCGGCCATGGGCCGGGGCGAAGTTTTGAAATGCAGCCACGGCCGGCAGTTTCGCGATTTTCTGCACGCGAGCGATGTGGCGGCGGCTTTCGCCCATTTGGCGGCAAACACGCCGGCGACCGGAGTGTTTAACATCGCCTCGGGCGAACCTATGCGACTGGCAGATATCGTGGCGATCTGCGCCGGGTTGTTCGAAGCCGAGCCGGCTGTCGAATTCGGCGCGGTGCCGGTGGCCGAATACGATCCGCTGATGCTGGTCGGCTGCGCGGACAAGCTGGCCGCAACCGGTTGGGCTGCACGGATATCGATCCGCGACGGCCTTGCCGATTACCGAATTAAAATTAACGAATTGAAGGGGAGTGAATGA
- a CDS encoding cephalosporin hydroxylase family protein — translation MNFAQAGKYSYQFDWMGRPIIQYPQDIVAMQELIWSVKPDLIVETGIAHGGSLIFSASMLALLDMADAIEAGEQSLNLRDCRRKVIGIDIDIRAHNRAAIEAHPMSARIEMIQGSSIAPETVAQVRARAEGSQRILVCLDSNHTHDHVLAELEAYAPLTTVGSYCVVFDTMVEDMPADLFPDRPWGPGDNPKTAVRQYLQSHPEFEIDKGLDHKLQISVAPDGFLKRLR, via the coding sequence ATGAATTTCGCTCAAGCCGGCAAATATTCATACCAATTCGACTGGATGGGGCGGCCGATCATTCAGTATCCGCAAGACATCGTGGCGATGCAGGAGTTGATTTGGTCGGTCAAGCCCGACCTGATCGTCGAGACCGGTATCGCCCATGGCGGCTCGTTGATTTTCAGCGCGTCGATGCTGGCGTTGCTGGACATGGCCGACGCGATCGAAGCCGGCGAACAGTCGCTGAATCTGCGCGATTGCCGTCGCAAGGTGATCGGCATCGATATCGACATTCGCGCCCATAACCGGGCCGCGATCGAAGCCCATCCGATGAGTGCGCGGATCGAAATGATCCAAGGTTCCAGCATCGCTCCGGAAACCGTGGCCCAAGTTAGAGCTCGCGCAGAAGGTTCGCAACGGATTTTGGTATGTCTGGACTCCAACCACACCCACGACCACGTGCTGGCCGAGCTGGAAGCCTATGCGCCGTTGACCACGGTAGGCAGTTACTGCGTCGTGTTCGATACCATGGTCGAGGACATGCCGGCCGACCTGTTCCCGGACCGCCCCTGGGGGCCGGGCGACAATCCGAAAACCGCGGTCAGGCAATATTTGCAGTCGCATCCCGAATTCGAGATCGATAAAGGCCTGGACCATAAACTGCAGATATCGGTGGCCCCGGACGGCTTTTTGAAACGCCTGCGCTAA
- a CDS encoding acyltransferase family protein, translating into MPHALPAAVGLDAGPAVAVQRGERIQTLDFFRGIAILMVICGHFLPQRLVFGDLAALFATMGRGGVIVFFLLSGYLIIRSLQGCSIGAFLCRRFFKIFPAYWLNLLVLFIAGQLGFGLASHSNATYLANFAMLSDLFRVANVSNEYWTLLIEVKFYVFIACYFHWFGIRFVSALPLLFTVANATVFALRGQASQLLTFFPVFFVGIQVLLAEKSGWARSNLLRLASTGLLAGLNVALFDGIYPLWSIAYILGGAVAMVGLLQSGFSLGLLAFFGKVSYSNYLYHTLVGYSLFEWIGRQQTVASNLIAVAAVVVVSTWVAYLSYILVELPSGRFCKVHEPRFLLRFSKLRRR; encoded by the coding sequence ATGCCTCACGCTCTTCCCGCGGCTGTCGGCCTCGACGCCGGTCCGGCGGTTGCGGTGCAACGCGGCGAGCGCATCCAAACTCTGGATTTTTTTCGCGGCATCGCCATTTTGATGGTGATTTGCGGCCATTTTCTGCCGCAGCGCTTGGTCTTCGGTGATTTGGCAGCATTGTTTGCGACCATGGGCAGGGGCGGCGTGATCGTATTCTTTTTGCTCAGCGGCTATTTGATTATCAGGAGTTTGCAGGGGTGCTCTATCGGGGCTTTCCTATGCCGGAGGTTTTTCAAAATTTTCCCGGCCTATTGGTTGAACCTGCTGGTCTTGTTCATTGCCGGCCAACTGGGTTTCGGTTTGGCGAGCCACTCCAATGCAACCTACTTGGCGAATTTTGCAATGCTGTCCGACCTGTTTAGGGTAGCCAATGTCAGCAATGAGTATTGGACTTTGTTGATCGAAGTGAAGTTTTACGTGTTTATCGCTTGCTATTTTCACTGGTTCGGCATCCGTTTTGTTTCCGCGCTGCCGTTATTGTTTACCGTGGCCAACGCTACGGTGTTTGCGCTCAGAGGCCAAGCCAGCCAGTTATTGACGTTTTTTCCGGTTTTTTTTGTCGGTATTCAGGTGTTGCTGGCCGAGAAATCGGGCTGGGCGAGGTCGAACCTGTTGCGTTTGGCTTCGACCGGTCTGCTGGCCGGACTTAACGTTGCCTTGTTCGACGGCATTTATCCGCTTTGGTCGATAGCCTATATCCTCGGGGGCGCTGTCGCCATGGTAGGGCTGTTGCAATCCGGATTCTCGCTGGGTTTGCTGGCCTTTTTCGGTAAGGTGTCCTACAGCAATTATTTGTACCATACCTTGGTCGGCTATTCGCTGTTCGAATGGATCGGCCGGCAACAGACCGTCGCCAGCAATCTGATCGCCGTTGCCGCCGTGGTGGTGGTGTCGACGTGGGTGGCTTATCTGAGTTACATCCTGGTCGAGCTACCGTCGGGACGGTTTTGCAAAGTTCATGAGCCGCGGTTTCTGCTGCGGTTCTCCAAGTTGCGGAGACGTTAA
- the wecB gene encoding non-hydrolyzing UDP-N-acetylglucosamine 2-epimerase, translated as MSAEKTVLAVLGTRPEAIKLSPLVLAGKQRKQFDFLVCNTGQHRQMSDQVLDLFGLQADFDLDVMRAEQTLTGITVDILTRMQDCLDRCRPDWVVVQGDTTTSFAAALAAFYRKIPVAHVEAGLRTGNIYAPWPEEMNRRLVSELATLHFPPTQSAAENLLREGIAPDRMLVTGNTGIDALKGLVKRLADDAMLRDRAANLLNSAGLKTGSWSQGRPYVLVTCHRRESFGAGLEAICTAVLRLANRFPGYDFIYPVHPNPRVRETVNRLLATGIANVQLIEPLEYLPFVRLMAEAELILTDSGGVQEEAPSLGKRVVVLRDETERTEGLETGLIRLAGTDPEKVVGFALDALEGRWPLADRADVYGDGRASERIIDAIAAHSPL; from the coding sequence ATGTCAGCCGAAAAAACGGTTTTGGCGGTTTTGGGCACCCGGCCGGAGGCGATCAAGTTATCGCCTTTGGTTTTGGCCGGCAAACAACGCAAGCAATTCGATTTTTTGGTTTGCAACACCGGCCAGCACCGGCAGATGTCGGATCAGGTGCTGGATTTGTTCGGTTTGCAGGCCGATTTCGATTTGGATGTCATGCGAGCCGAACAAACGCTGACCGGTATCACGGTCGATATCCTGACGCGGATGCAGGATTGTCTGGACCGCTGCCGGCCGGATTGGGTCGTTGTCCAGGGCGATACGACGACCAGTTTCGCCGCGGCGCTCGCGGCGTTTTACCGCAAGATTCCGGTGGCGCATGTCGAGGCCGGATTACGCACCGGCAATATCTATGCGCCGTGGCCGGAAGAAATGAATCGGCGCCTGGTGTCCGAATTGGCGACGCTGCACTTTCCGCCGACTCAGTCGGCCGCGGAAAATCTGCTGCGCGAAGGGATCGCTCCAGACCGCATGTTGGTGACCGGAAACACCGGCATCGATGCCTTGAAAGGCTTGGTCAAGCGCTTGGCGGACGACGCGATGCTGCGGGATAGGGCGGCCAATTTACTGAATTCGGCCGGTTTGAAAACCGGGAGTTGGTCGCAGGGGCGGCCTTATGTATTGGTCACCTGCCACCGGCGGGAAAGTTTCGGCGCCGGTCTCGAGGCGATTTGCACGGCGGTTTTGCGGCTTGCCAACCGGTTTCCGGGCTACGATTTTATCTATCCGGTACATCCGAACCCGCGGGTTCGGGAGACGGTAAACAGGCTGTTGGCTACCGGTATCGCCAACGTGCAATTGATCGAGCCTTTGGAATATTTGCCGTTCGTGCGCCTGATGGCCGAAGCCGAATTGATTTTGACCGATTCCGGCGGCGTGCAGGAGGAGGCGCCGAGCCTGGGCAAGCGCGTCGTGGTGTTGAGAGACGAGACCGAGCGAACCGAAGGTCTCGAAACCGGTTTGATTCGCTTGGCTGGAACCGATCCCGAGAAAGTGGTCGGTTTCGCGCTGGATGCGCTGGAGGGACGATGGCCGCTTGCCGACAGGGCCGATGTCTACGGCGACGGCCGGGCGTCGGAACGCATAATCGACGCTATCGCCGCCCATTCCCCGCTTTAA
- a CDS encoding glycosyltransferase, whose translation MKVLAVSYVLPPNLYSQAIQIGRLLYHARLPMAAVTGQVDTLASGLDVYPVFDSRLLFRLPVAYRAPMSGLMHRIAANLLPLYARAPDEFLGWVPLAERAVVERLAQGDFAPDVLLTFGEPMSDHLLGLRLKRRYELPWVAHFSDPWADNPFRRRFFLANIRNRQLEREVIANADRIIFTSQETVDLVMAKYPAAWRQKARVLPHGFEPDAYGDSPRDPDAPLLIRYLGNFYGHRSPQPLFEALAAILRERPDELHGVRIELVGGVPPRMLKSAAFRSLPDGLLKLVPTVDYSASLALMKQADLLLVIDAPDDLSVFLPGKLVDYLGAGVPIFGIVPPGASAQLISKLGGGVANPRRPAEIAESLTQALRNIRERRAVGTGPAWGNPQVRAAYSADAVAERFRSIVGELAGSGADE comes from the coding sequence ATGAAAGTACTTGCCGTATCTTACGTGCTGCCGCCGAATTTGTATTCGCAGGCCATCCAAATCGGCCGCCTGCTTTACCACGCTCGATTGCCGATGGCCGCCGTTACCGGCCAAGTGGATACCTTGGCAAGCGGCCTGGATGTTTATCCCGTCTTCGACAGCCGTCTGCTGTTCAGGTTGCCGGTAGCTTACCGCGCGCCGATGTCGGGCCTCATGCACCGAATTGCGGCGAACTTGTTGCCCTTGTATGCGCGAGCGCCCGACGAATTTCTGGGTTGGGTGCCGCTGGCGGAGCGCGCCGTAGTCGAGCGTTTGGCCCAGGGCGATTTCGCGCCCGACGTTTTACTAACTTTCGGCGAGCCGATGTCCGATCATCTGCTTGGCCTGCGCCTAAAGCGCCGCTACGAATTGCCGTGGGTGGCGCATTTCAGCGATCCTTGGGCCGATAACCCGTTTCGGCGCCGATTTTTCCTGGCCAATATCCGTAACCGCCAATTGGAACGCGAGGTGATTGCCAACGCCGACCGCATCATTTTCACCTCGCAGGAAACCGTGGATTTGGTGATGGCCAAATATCCCGCGGCGTGGCGGCAAAAAGCCAGGGTCCTGCCGCACGGTTTCGAGCCCGACGCTTACGGCGACTCGCCGCGCGATCCGGATGCGCCGCTGCTGATCCGTTATTTGGGTAATTTCTACGGCCACCGTTCGCCGCAGCCGTTGTTCGAGGCTTTGGCGGCCATTCTGCGCGAGCGGCCGGACGAACTGCACGGCGTGCGGATCGAATTGGTCGGCGGAGTACCGCCCAGGATGCTGAAATCGGCAGCCTTCCGATCTTTGCCGGATGGGCTGCTGAAATTGGTGCCGACCGTCGATTATTCGGCTTCGCTGGCATTGATGAAGCAAGCCGATTTGTTGTTGGTAATCGATGCGCCGGACGATTTGAGCGTGTTTCTGCCCGGTAAATTGGTCGACTATTTGGGCGCCGGTGTGCCGATTTTCGGCATCGTGCCGCCCGGCGCTTCGGCGCAGTTAATTTCCAAACTCGGCGGCGGCGTTGCCAATCCGCGCCGGCCGGCGGAAATCGCCGAATCTCTAACTCAGGCTTTGCGCAATATTCGCGAGCGCAGAGCGGTGGGAACTGGTCCGGCTTGGGGTAATCCGCAAGTACGCGCGGCTTATAGCGCCGATGCGGTGGCAGAGCGGTTCCGTTCTATCGTTGGCGAACTGGCCGGCAGCGGTGCGGATGAATAA
- a CDS encoding polysaccharide pyruvyl transferase family protein produces the protein MNKLFLYGYYGFGNVGDDLLLAAIIRRLRAAVPGASFAVRSLHPVAELQSRDIEFTCQERILLNPNLPKWRRLLDYLLANWRSLAGCRAMVFGGGTLFHARGGALTNLLLIFLAVLQARLRGVRVFVLGAGVAEMPGVAARLLMAAILALSDDFAVRDASSWRHCRQVFGGKHVRRTADLVFSLQLPAVPTTSAGKTIGVTLAASDIGSAIGAYPQFFTALAADLASLRDNGCSIRLLSFQELDDPQAGVSDTQLLQAIGIEGERVELQRVSSDPEALCRQFAELDIVVGMRFHGLVMAALLGLPFVGIGRDSKLSDFCQDAGMPFLSLADVNAGQIAETIVGTAGRMLDSANLASWQALSAENFGPIEEYLK, from the coding sequence ATGAATAAGCTTTTTCTGTACGGCTATTACGGCTTCGGCAACGTCGGCGACGATCTACTGTTGGCGGCGATTATCCGGCGCTTGCGCGCGGCGGTGCCGGGTGCGAGTTTTGCCGTGCGTAGCTTGCACCCGGTAGCCGAGTTGCAAAGCCGGGACATTGAATTTACTTGCCAGGAGCGGATTCTGTTGAATCCAAATCTGCCGAAGTGGCGGCGCTTGCTCGACTATCTGCTTGCCAATTGGCGGTCGCTGGCCGGTTGCCGGGCTATGGTTTTCGGCGGCGGTACGCTGTTTCATGCGCGTGGCGGCGCGTTGACCAATCTGCTGTTGATTTTTCTGGCAGTACTTCAAGCGCGGTTGCGGGGCGTCCGGGTGTTTGTGCTCGGGGCCGGTGTCGCTGAAATGCCGGGCGTCGCGGCCAGATTACTGATGGCGGCGATTTTGGCGCTAAGCGACGATTTTGCTGTGCGCGATGCCTCGTCGTGGCGGCATTGCCGGCAGGTTTTCGGCGGCAAGCATGTCCGGCGCACGGCGGATCTGGTGTTTTCATTGCAGTTGCCGGCGGTGCCGACAACCTCGGCCGGCAAAACCATCGGCGTCACGTTGGCGGCCAGCGATATCGGCTCTGCGATCGGCGCCTACCCCCAGTTTTTTACCGCCCTTGCCGCGGATTTGGCGTCTTTGCGCGACAACGGCTGCTCGATCCGGCTGTTGTCGTTTCAAGAATTGGACGATCCGCAGGCCGGCGTGTCCGACACCCAATTGCTGCAGGCCATCGGTATCGAGGGGGAGCGCGTCGAACTGCAAAGGGTATCGTCCGATCCCGAGGCATTGTGCCGGCAATTCGCCGAACTCGATATCGTTGTCGGTATGCGGTTTCACGGCCTGGTCATGGCGGCTTTGCTGGGGCTGCCGTTTGTCGGGATCGGCCGCGACAGTAAGCTTTCGGACTTTTGCCAGGATGCCGGTATGCCGTTTTTATCGCTTGCCGACGTCAACGCCGGCCAGATCGCCGAGACCATAGTGGGCACTGCGGGGCGAATGCTGGATAGTGCCAATCTTGCCTCCTGGCAAGCCTTGTCTGCGGAAAATTTCGGCCCAATCGAGGAATACCTGAAATGA
- a CDS encoding class I SAM-dependent methyltransferase, whose protein sequence is MNTAPLEQNLTCPICAAEQSRPIPFRDPDSGLRVLKSAGYHWRICGNCGNAFPTQTVSLAELQQYWDRNRVIEDTPAADTETVWQSRWQASQVWAQRTYDFLAPFLRPDMRRFLDVACGLGATVALFRDKGWQAEGVDADPNTRQFHEKAGIAVTIGQVENLQPGAAFDVISIAHAIYFVSRPRQFVQRVAAMLKPDGLFAVIVSDLLSSLSDSCPGYAHTWYPSADALVYLLQQEGFVVIARRSMKGSIMILAKRGQAAAPRAFPRRDYWLHMSQAWRFKLLGRPYRCLVNRLKKLLRK, encoded by the coding sequence ATGAATACGGCGCCGCTAGAGCAGAATCTGACCTGTCCGATTTGCGCTGCCGAGCAGTCCAGGCCTATACCGTTTCGGGACCCCGACTCCGGGCTACGGGTATTAAAATCTGCCGGTTACCATTGGCGTATATGCGGCAATTGCGGCAACGCCTTCCCGACGCAGACCGTTTCGTTGGCGGAACTGCAGCAATACTGGGACCGCAACCGGGTCATTGAAGATACGCCTGCGGCCGACACCGAGACAGTCTGGCAAAGCCGATGGCAGGCCAGCCAAGTCTGGGCGCAGCGCACATACGATTTTCTCGCACCGTTTTTGCGCCCGGATATGCGGCGTTTTCTCGATGTCGCCTGCGGGCTCGGTGCAACCGTGGCACTATTTCGCGACAAAGGCTGGCAGGCTGAGGGGGTCGACGCCGACCCGAACACGCGGCAATTCCACGAGAAAGCCGGGATCGCGGTGACGATAGGGCAGGTGGAAAACTTGCAGCCGGGTGCGGCTTTCGATGTGATTTCGATCGCGCATGCGATTTATTTCGTCAGCCGGCCGCGGCAGTTCGTGCAGCGGGTTGCGGCGATGCTGAAACCCGACGGCCTGTTCGCCGTTATCGTTAGCGATTTGTTGTCGTCGTTGAGCGACAGTTGTCCGGGTTACGCCCACACTTGGTATCCGAGCGCCGATGCGCTGGTTTACTTGTTGCAGCAGGAAGGCTTCGTCGTGATTGCGCGCCGCTCTATGAAAGGTTCGATCATGATCTTGGCAAAACGCGGCCAAGCCGCGGCGCCGCGGGCGTTTCCGCGCCGCGACTACTGGCTGCATATGAGTCAGGCCTGGCGCTTCAAATTGTTGGGCCGGCCGTATCGCTGCTTGGTGAATAGGTTGAAAAAGCTGTTGCGGAAATAG
- a CDS encoding class I SAM-dependent methyltransferase codes for MGHAAEVESGQRFEFGENWARFLSELSDEKIAAAEASLKRMLGVESLQGKTFLDAGSGSGLFSLAAARLGATVHSFDFDPSSVKCTERIKQLKFPNCERWRIESGSVLDQGYVSALGAFDVVYSWGVLHHTGDMAGAFANIAGCVKPGGLLFVAIYNDQGWVSRYWTWVKRLYNRSSIAKPVLIACHAPYLLGLRWLVRAISGRLSIERGMTIWYDMIDWLGGYPFEVAKPEQVFAYFRGRGFTLTEMTTCGGRMGCNEFVFRLASR; via the coding sequence ATGGGGCATGCGGCTGAGGTCGAGTCCGGACAACGTTTTGAATTTGGCGAGAATTGGGCGCGTTTCTTGTCCGAACTATCGGACGAAAAAATCGCTGCGGCGGAAGCGTCGCTGAAACGGATGCTGGGCGTCGAGTCCTTGCAAGGCAAGACCTTTCTCGATGCGGGCTCCGGCAGTGGCTTGTTTTCGCTGGCGGCGGCACGTCTGGGCGCGACGGTGCATTCCTTCGATTTCGATCCGAGTTCGGTTAAATGCACCGAACGGATCAAGCAGCTTAAATTTCCGAATTGCGAACGTTGGCGTATCGAGAGCGGATCGGTACTGGATCAAGGCTATGTCTCGGCGTTGGGCGCTTTCGACGTGGTCTATTCCTGGGGTGTGTTACACCATACCGGCGATATGGCCGGGGCATTCGCCAACATTGCCGGTTGCGTCAAACCGGGCGGTTTGCTGTTTGTCGCGATCTATAACGACCAGGGCTGGGTCAGCCGCTATTGGACTTGGGTCAAACGTTTGTACAACCGCAGCAGCATCGCCAAACCGGTATTGATTGCGTGCCACGCCCCCTATTTGCTGGGTTTACGCTGGCTGGTGCGGGCAATCAGCGGTCGGCTGTCGATCGAGCGCGGCATGACGATTTGGTATGACATGATCGATTGGCTGGGCGGGTACCCGTTCGAGGTGGCCAAGCCGGAACAAGTCTTCGCGTATTTCCGCGGCCGCGGTTTTACGCTGACCGAAATGACGACTTGCGGCGGTCGCATGGGTTGTAACGAATTCGTATTCCGCCTTGCCAGCCGCTAA
- a CDS encoding glycosyltransferase: MPAANANRIVVVHVITGLNVGGAERMLWKLLAHADRQRFDMRVVCLIGDGPVADDIRALGIPVLCLGVQSPAGGLQALGRLRRYLRAARPDILQGWMYHGNFAAWVCRWLAGRRVPLIWGVRQSLYDINKEKPGTAKVIRLCAWLSGAATKILYNSQTARQHHENLGYAAECGDWLPNGFDTDLFRPDPTARTALREELGLQPQAALVGIVARYDPMKGHANFLKAAQLLAERRNDVHFVLVGRGVDSQTRLFADAERASALQGRLHLLGERRDIPSITAALDIAVTPSVSEGFANAIGEAMSCAVPCVVTDVGDSAAVLGEGGRVVAAEDALALADAICELLDLSRDQRQAIGMQARQRVLAQFSIQAVVERYQELYLRLTATEDA, from the coding sequence TTGCCAGCCGCTAACGCCAATCGCATCGTCGTCGTCCATGTCATCACCGGCCTCAACGTTGGCGGGGCCGAGCGCATGCTGTGGAAATTGCTGGCACATGCCGACCGGCAGCGTTTCGATATGCGGGTGGTTTGCCTGATCGGCGACGGGCCGGTCGCGGACGATATCCGTGCCTTGGGCATACCGGTATTGTGTTTGGGAGTGCAATCGCCGGCGGGAGGTTTGCAGGCGCTCGGACGCTTGCGCCGGTATTTGCGCGCGGCACGGCCCGACATTCTGCAAGGCTGGATGTACCATGGCAATTTCGCGGCCTGGGTCTGCCGCTGGCTGGCTGGTCGGCGGGTACCGTTGATCTGGGGCGTGCGGCAAAGCCTTTACGACATCAATAAAGAAAAGCCGGGCACCGCAAAAGTCATCCGACTGTGCGCCTGGTTGTCCGGGGCGGCGACCAAAATCCTATACAACTCGCAAACCGCTAGGCAACACCATGAAAACTTAGGCTACGCAGCGGAGTGCGGCGATTGGTTGCCGAACGGTTTCGACACCGACTTATTCCGGCCGGACCCGACAGCGCGGACTGCATTGCGGGAAGAACTTGGCTTGCAGCCGCAAGCGGCGTTGGTCGGCATAGTTGCCCGCTACGATCCGATGAAAGGCCATGCCAATTTTCTAAAGGCCGCCCAGCTATTGGCCGAGCGGCGCAACGATGTGCATTTCGTGTTAGTTGGCCGCGGCGTCGACTCGCAAACCCGCTTGTTTGCCGATGCTGAACGCGCGTCCGCTTTGCAAGGTCGGTTGCATCTATTAGGCGAGCGCCGTGATATTCCAAGCATCACTGCCGCGTTGGATATCGCCGTCACGCCTTCGGTTTCGGAAGGCTTCGCCAATGCAATCGGCGAAGCAATGAGTTGCGCGGTGCCGTGCGTGGTGACCGACGTCGGCGATTCCGCGGCGGTTTTGGGCGAGGGCGGCCGCGTTGTGGCGGCCGAGGACGCGCTAGCCTTGGCTGATGCGATATGCGAGTTGCTCGATTTATCCAGAGACCAGCGGCAGGCGATTGGTATGCAGGCCCGGCAGCGGGTGTTGGCGCAATTTTCGATTCAAGCGGTGGTCGAGCGCTACCAAGAACTTTATCTGCGGTTGACGGCAACCGAGGATGCGTAA